In the genome of Fusarium poae strain DAOMC 252244 chromosome 1, whole genome shotgun sequence, the window ATCTCAGCCAGCTCTAAGAATGGTAAAACCTTCGGTCTCTCCAAGTCACAGGCCACGGAGATCTGGTATCCTGGCTCTACTGGTTACGACAACCACGCCCTGGTCATGCTTCCTTCCAACTTTGACAAGTCCAAGAAGTATCCGTTGGCTTTCTTGATCCATGGCGGACCTCAGTCAGCTTGGACGGATGATTGGAGCACTCGCTGGAACCCTGCCATATTTGCTGAGCAGGGTTATGTAGCAGTTTGCCCTAATCCAACTGGAAGCACCGGATACGGGCAAGCTCACGTTGATGCTATTGCTAAGAACTGGGGAGGCGCTCCGTACGATGATCTGGTGAAGTGTTTTGAGTTCCTCGAGAAGCATGTCGATTATGTGGACACCGACCGCGCGGTTGCATTGGGAGCTTCGTATGGCGGATACATGATTAGTGAGTTTCGATGCTGCATTGTGAAACTGTATGGTATTCTAACAAGTGGGCAGATTGGATACAGGGACATGACCTAGGACGAAAGTTCAAGGCTTTGGTTTGTCATGATGGTGTTTTCTCGACTCAAAGTCAATGGTCTACTGAAGAGCTCTTCTTCCCTGAGCACGACTTTGGCGGAACACTCTGGGAGAATCGTGCTGGATATGAGAAGTGGGATCCATCTCGACACACTGGCAACTGGGCCACTCCTGAGCTGGTAAGTATAGCAGGAAGCCGATTGATTGAACACATTGTAACCGTACTGCAGGTCATTCACAACGAACTCGATTACCGACTGCCTATCTCAGAAGGATTGGCCATGTTCAACGTTTTACAGGCTCGCAAGGTGCCAAGCAAGTTTGTCATGTTCCCTGATGAGAACCACGTAAGTTCCACCTGTTTTGCAATTGACTGGACTATTTACTGATAGTCGATGCAGTGGGTTTTGAAGCCCGAGAATTCACTCGTTTGGCATCGAGAGGTTCTGGAGTGGATCAACAAGTACAGTGGTATTTCTGACGAGGGAAATCTAGATAAGAAGACCGGGGAGATGACCATATAGATACAAATGGCCATGGTCGGGGCATGAACTGGCATGAACTCTGAATGCATGAATATTTGGGGAGGTCGTACTATTATAACCAAGCGTACTTGTACAATGGGTTAGCAGATAGCGTTAACAGCAGGATAATAATGAATGGTCAGGGTATTAGATAAATTAGCCGCTGTAAgactaagagacgaaattagtagactACTTTATACTCATAGTTctaagactatttatttttataacctaagacttggggggtttattttttctataaCTCACTAGAATAGTAGCATGTATAACTTTATGAAGATATAGTTTTGCTGAAAAAACTAACGAATAGTTGGGGCACTTTTCATCTATTGAACACTCTGACGTTAAGAGTATTGTCCGCTGTTAATGTCCCATCTTATGATCTGAGGTTAGGGAGAGTTACGTATCCCCAGGTTTTAAACAGGGAcgatatatttaataattagattTCTGCAACTATTTATCTTCTATTGATTCGTTATTCTATAGGTTGCCCTATTGGTACGGCGATATGCAACCGACATCGTGACTATGATCTGGGTTAgctcatgtacgttatatgTTGGGGGCGGGCTACTGGGTAgtagaaaagttggcctcctggggcttagggtataaaaataaatagcctaagagctatagtcttaagagtataagctgacctactgatttcgtcccttatgcttctagcagccaattcttctgacaccctgagggCGAAACAACTTGCATCGTTGCTTGTTTATCCTTTTCGTAACCTGGTGGCTTTGTCGGgtaaggaagaagagagtgCCTGCCATGGCCTTGTGGCCCTATGATATTGTTTTTTTCTACCAAAAGTCCACTGTTTTAGAGCATCTTATTTCTTCATGAAATGGTTGAAAGTCTTATCCTGCATAATAGGTTGCCCTATTATACACATTGGCTCTCAGTATTAGTTATATGCTGTAGTAAGTTCTATTGAGGTAGCAAGTCTCCACTCTTTTTCGTTAACGGGCTATTGTTTCGCAAGCTATTCTCAGATCTGCACTTCACCCAAACGGGCCCGGGCCAACTTCAAACAATTAAGAAGCTTCATCGCAAGCAGCTTTCATACGTTTCTTGAACAATTGCTAAGCGCATTGTTCGGATAATGCGCTGCgaggtcctcctcctccaggaTACTCGATGACGGCCAAACCAAGCTCAGTTCAGCTACCACGACACCGAAACGAACGAATCCAATAGCTCCAAACAAGAAGATTTACAACATCGCAAGCTGAGCGACCAAACAGAAACGAACCAATTCATCTACAAAACCAGAGGGCTCATCAGATTTCATACAAACATGACGACGCCACCGTCTCTTTTTCACGCGCTCCTTCGCCCTTCTATCCTCCAAATCCTTCGCTCTACGGGCTACCATTCGACGCGCCCAGCCGTGCTTGACTCCCTGACTGACCTCGCGGCTCGATACCTGTCGCTACTTTGCCAGAGCACCGCCGACCATGCTGCTCACAACCAAGGCGACACCGCCGACTTCACTATAGCGGATATACGAATGGCGCTACAGGATGCTGGCGCCATAATGCCAGAGCGCGTTCCCACAGAGGAGATGTGGCGCGGTGAGGAGGATCTGCGGGGAGTAGAAGAGTTCATGGCATGGTTCGCTGGACAGCGCAtgaaggagatgatggaggTTGGCAGCGGAGATGGTGAAACAGACGCCACAGATTATCTTAATGGTAAGTCCTGCAACGCTGTGCATCCAGCAATCGTACTAACAACAAGCCTTCACAgctctcaagaagaagcacaGCAAAACTGGCGAGGACGCAAAGTACCACGGAACCATACTCGGCCGCGGACACGACACAGGCGAGATCCAAGTTGAAGGTGGCCCAGAGACTACAATCGCAGAATGGATTTTCAATCGCGCGTCACCACAGAGCAGCCCGACACCTAGTGAAGACCAACAGGAGGACAGAGACCAACCTCCACAGCAACAAGCACCTCAACAGAACGGCCACGCTAGCGACGATGAGTCAGGTCTCAGCTCCGTAGGCGACCGCATAGATCAGGACGACACGATGGACTTGTCTTAAGGGGAGACACCCAACTCTTTTCAGATCTAAAGGGCCGGACACAGCGGAACTATGGGACTTGGGGCGATAACAGTGACAATAGTGATTAGATCTTGATTTGTTTTGCATAGCGATGGCGTTCTTCAAGGTGGAAAGGAAGATTGAGCAAGGGGGGTAAAAAGAAGTAtcttggccttccttgagTATCAAGTTGAATTTTTAGTTcaaataataaagaagatAAAATCTGGCAGACTATGGGTTCGAACTGATTTACTGATAGCTACATAGGTTGACATTTATGCGTGTCTTCTCTGTCCTTTGTCTGGCTGTATACTGTCCATAGACCACCCCCTGGACCTTCGTGAGAGCCGCCGTGAGAGTCAGTGAAGACACTAGAATCGACGGTCTTTCCTTATCCTGTTAGCCTGTAACCagtttttaaaaataaaacaagatcaagataCCTAGTAGGATTGAAAACGATAAGATGCATGTCGTTGTGCTTCAAGGTATATTGAACCACATCAACTTGGTAATCCAAGGCATAGGGGATcgcctagtgggtagcagaaagaATGACCTCCTGAgtttaggttacaaaaataaatagtctaagagctatagtctaaggatcataaagtggcctactaattttatctcttatgcttctagtggctaatttttctaataccctgaggatCGCCTCTACATTCTGCCTGGAATAGGACTGAGAATCTGAAAGGCGATTCTGGGCTACTGTGAATTGGGATGGAGTATTACTTGAAATGATAAGTTAAGCTAGCCCGAGGGCCGAATGTCACCCTATACAACAGCGAGTTATTCAAATGCGGTTTACTCTATCACTTATTCCTTGAGACAATGTTCCACCTCGTTTTGACACAAGATTCCATAGGCATGTCATGGCCCTCTATGCTAATATACATGTTGTAATATCGTCAGGAGATGGTTCGTGATTTCCCAAGCGCCGTTATAATGCTCCCCTATTTTACTGTTTTACACTCTTTTTCAACAAATCGTACACTCCCATCTGTGCCGCCGCCTCTTTGAATAATTTTGACTTGTAAGCTTCATCACCCTCAGTAGGCCAGTACTGTCTCTGCAGGTATTCGAACAGAGCTTCAGCACGACGCTCGTTTTCGAGACTTGAGCCATTACCATCGGCCGAGGCGGCGAGACTTTGATCGAGATCGCGCTTGGCGTTCGTGAGACGACGTCGTTGAGTGGGAGAATCCCATGCTAACTTCGTAGTCTCCAGAACCATCTCGAGGACAAGCGTCTCGGGAGGAAGAAAGCGAAAACCCTCTCGAAGTGTCGTCAACGCAACGACAAGACCGACATTATCCTTGATACGACGGAATGTGTGTAGGATCTTGCGAGCAAGCTGACCGTCCATACCGCCAGGCAGAAAGATGTGCTGAAACTTGATTGTCTCGGCAAACATGGTTCGGGTTTGCTCGACCTGACCAGCGACAGGGCCGGCTGTGGTGTGCAGTCGGTTGACAGAAAGGGTCTTCCACAGTGCGCTAAACGTGAAAGGATCAGGCTCGACGCCCTTCTCCACCACGAGCGTCTGATATAGTTCCAACGCTTGTGGAAATTGTCCTGCTTGAATATATGATTCGAGAAGTTGGTTGATGACGAACGAGTCGGCCTTCATCTCTGCTTCACGAAAGGCGTCCCAGAGCATGAGGATGCGATCGTGCAAATCTCGTAGACGGTAGTTCTCTGCCAATAGTGAGAAGGTCTCTAGCGTCGCTCGCGGTAGAGCCTGAGGATTGACTTTGCGTGGGAGCTCATCCAGTAAATCTGTGGCTTTTTTCCTAGCCTTGACGAATTCAATCCGGGCGTCAATCATGCCCCAAGCCATCTTGTCCGCTTTCTCGAGGTCCTCGACACCTCCCGCGCGTTGCCATGCTGCAATAAGACCGTTCAGCTGAACAGGAGCTGGCTCGATGCCTTTCTGGCCCATGAACTCTACGACGCTGTGGGCTCCATTCAGGTCGCCCGCGCCAATCAATCTCTTCAGCCACTTTCCAAAGAAGAACTTGTTTCCCACAACTGAAGGCAGACGTTTTTGCTGCCTCAAGTCGATCTTGCCATCGCTCATCATGTCAACGAAAGCATATAGACCGTTCTCGGTCTGGTTCGTAGTCAGGAAGTAGGATATGACTTGGTCATAGTCGGTGAGCTCCATGCGTTCACCCAGAAGCTCGCGCAGCTGACGGTATGCTGCCCAAGCTTTCTCCTTGCCGTCTTTTGTACCAAGCTCAGACCACGTCCGGATGATAGGCATCAGAATTCGAGGATCAGATTGTTTTTGAATCAGCTTGCCAATGGCTCGCTGCGCCTGGTCTAAATCTCCCGTGCGACAGTACATTCTCACACCAAGCTCCCAGAACTCCTGAAATGTCTCGGCGTTTTCGTCACCCAACGTGCCCATGCATCGCTTCCAGTTCTCAATGGCCTTCGACTCCCACCCATCAACAAACACAGCCTCGATTGTCAAGAGCTGTTGATCAGGGCTCAGAGTAACTCTGGCCTCGCTCATGTCGCGAGCAAGAAGTGCGATATGTGAAAGACGATGGATGTTGACAGATTCATCTACTGAAAATATCTTCCATAGCAAATCCCAAACTTCGAGAGGAACATGACTCCAGCCATGAGCAAGAGAGAGTCTAGCCGAGTGATAGTTTTTGTACACGCCTTGTACTGTCTTGGTAGTAAGTTTGATACCTCTGCGATAATTCCTGGCGACTTGGGATAGAATAGTGTTGAGACGAGCGATCTTCCTCCGTTGGTTGTTCGTCCACGGCTTCTCTGGAATTTGAGGGAACGTTACTCGAGAACCAAGAGATCCAAGGCCGGGCAATCCTGGAAGTTCTGTATCCAGCTTCTCCAACAACTCCTTGGGTAAATCTGCACCAGTTTTGTCGATTTCTTTATCGATCGCAGCTGTATAGGCATCCAACTTTGCAATAATTCTTTCCAGATCATCTGCCGACTTCATTCTATGCCACTCGTTTCCAAGTTGGTCGACCACATCTTGGAAGGCCGCCTTTTCGTCTTTTCCGCCGATATCGTCCTTGATCTCCAAGAGAGCTTCCTTCAAGCCTGATGTATCCACTTCATTGAGTGAGTCGTCAAAAGCTTCCTCACCAAAAAGCTCTGTCCTCTTGTTGTCGTTTTGTTCAAAGAATCGCACGCTGAACGATTCTTTGTCATCCTTGGCTGGGTTTCGAAGAGATTTTATTCGGTCAATGTACTGTTTGAGTTCGAATTTGGTAGGTTTCCGTGTTGCATCATCATCGATGTACTGTTTCGCTGTGGATTTGGTACTATATGCTGCCGCTATTCGTTGTGTAGGTCGTTGTCGGATCGCCAGACGACAGGATCGGCATATTGTTTCATTGCTGGATCGTAGCTCTCGTAAAAGCGGTCGGCCCGCCATTCTCAATTTTCAATTCATAAGGCGCCAatgtgaagttgaagtttgGAGGGACTGGACGTCGAACCTTTTTCAGTGGTTATCGATAAGATGTGCCTGTAAATCTGCCACTTACAAAAGAATTCGGAGAGGTAGACCTCACCGCCTTCCCTTTATATACAGCAATAACTTTTCCGACGGcagaaaattaatttttgCCTGGACTTTGGCGGCGGGCTGGAAATATTGCGACTCCATATACCCAGCCGAACAGCAGCAAAATGTCGAATTCTACGCCAGAATTCCTCCGATTCTCAGGGCATCGGTCATTTACGCAGCGTTTGGTTCTGTCGACTCTCACCGGTCGACCGATTCATATCGCCAAGATCCGAAGCTCGTCACCTACGAATCCTGGTCTCGCTCCCCATGAGATTTCTTTCTTGCGCCTCCTCGAGGCTGTCACCAATGGCAGCTCAATGCAGATTTCGTACACCGGTACAACCATTACATATCACCCTGGCCTGATCACCGGAACTATCGCCGGTTTTGGTGCCTCTGATGGCGATGTCATTAACCACAACATATCTGTCAACAACACTCGCGGAATCACCTACTTCCTTATGCCTCTGTGCTTGCTGGCACCCTTCTCTAAAGCGCACATGAATGTTAGATTTACGGGACCTGGAGTCATCACATCATCTACCGAGACTGGCGACATCTCGGTCGATTCATTCCGAACAGCTATTCTTCCTCTTTTCGCCCTGTATGGAATCCCTCCCGCGCGTATAGAACTCAGGGTTCTTCAACGATCTTGCGCTGGACCTGGTGGAAAGGGCGGCGGTGGCTGCGTCGAGCTGCGATTCGCAAGCCAAGTGCGATTACCAAAGACTCTGCATCTCAACCGAAGCCCCGGCCGGATAAAGCGCATTCGCGGTGTCGCGTACTGCACTGGAGTGTCTGCTTCCAACAATGCCCGCATGATTCACTCAGCCCGCGAGGTCCTGAACCCCTTGGTACCTGACATCCATATCGCTGCGCAGTACGACCAGGCACCCCTGGTGCCTACAGGCGACAAGGCAGGAAGCAAGAGGCGCCTCGGAATTGGTTT includes:
- a CDS encoding hypothetical protein (BUSCO:25687at5125), encoding MSNSTPEFLRFSGHRSFTQRLVLSTLTGRPIHIAKIRSSSPTNPGLAPHEISFLRLLEAVTNGSSMQISYTGTTITYHPGLITGTIAGFGASDGDVINHNISVNNTRGITYFLMPLCLLAPFSKAHMNVRFTGPGVITSSTETGDISVDSFRTAILPLFALYGIPPARIELRVLQRSCAGPGGKGGGGCVELRFASQVRLPKTLHLNRSPGRIKRIRGVAYCTGVSASNNARMIHSAREVLNPLVPDIHIAAQYDQAPLVPTGDKAGSKRRLGIGFGLSLVAESSAVGVLYSADVVVPAQGGVVPEDIGKQCAYQLLETISQGGCATQVSAKTMLILMAMGSEDVGRLRIGREVLGNEEMVILARDLRTFGASSWGLRDVGDDTNDIIVSVKGTGVGNVGRKIA
- a CDS encoding hypothetical protein (BUSCO:8301at5125) encodes the protein MAGRPLLRELRSSNETICRSCRLAIRQRPTQRIAAAYSTKSTAKQYIDDDATRKPTKFELKQYIDRIKSLRNPAKDDKESFSVRFFEQNDNKRTELFGEEAFDDSLNEVDTSGLKEALLEIKDDIGGKDEKAAFQDVVDQLGNEWHRMKSADDLERIIAKLDAYTAAIDKEIDKTGADLPKELLEKLDTELPGLPGLGSLGSRVTFPQIPEKPWTNNQRRKIARLNTILSQVARNYRRGIKLTTKTVQGVYKNYHSARLSLAHGWSHVPLEVWDLLWKIFSVDESVNIHRLSHIALLARDMSEARVTLSPDQQLLTIEAVFVDGWESKAIENWKRCMGTLGDENAETFQEFWELGVRMYCRTGDLDQAQRAIGKLIQKQSDPRILMPIIRTWSELGTKDGKEKAWAAYRQLRELLGERMELTDYDQVISYFLTTNQTENGLYAFVDMMSDGKIDLRQQKRLPSVVGNKFFFGKWLKRLIGAGDLNGAHSVVEFMGQKGIEPAPVQLNGLIAAWQRAGGVEDLEKADKMAWGMIDARIEFVKARKKATDLLDELPRKVNPQALPRATLETFSLLAENYRLRDLHDRILMLWDAFREAEMKADSFVINQLLESYIQAGQFPQALELYQTLVVEKGVEPDPFTFSALWKTLSVNRLHTTAGPVAGQVEQTRTMFAETIKFQHIFLPGGMDGQLARKILHTFRRIKDNVGLVVALTTLREGFRFLPPETLVLEMVLETTKLAWDSPTQRRRLTNAKRDLDQSLAASADGNGSSLENERRAEALFEYLQRQYWPTEGDEAYKSKLFKEAAAQMGVYDLLKKSVKQ